Genomic segment of Kingella negevensis:
ATGGTGTTGCACTTCTGTGATGAGCCATTTTTCGCGGTCAATTTCGGGCTTGAAGCCTTGCACAATCACAGGCGTTTCGGGGAATAAATCGGGGCGACCTGCGGCGAGTGTAATGCTAAATTGTGCTGCGCCACGTTGCAGTTTTTTGAATGCGGTTCGCGCTCCGCTCCATGCGCTCGAATTGCGGGCATATAAATGGCGCAGGGTTTTGACTTTTTTCCCTGCGGTGTCAATTTTGCGGTTGGCATTGGCTTTGGGCGGTTTTTGTTTACCGTTGCGGTTGGTTTTACGCTCGGGCTGCACGTTGGTTTTGTCCACCACCACCTCTTTGCGCTTGCCTGTTTTTTTGTCGGTGTAAAACGCGCGAACGGCGCTGTAGCTGTCGGTGGTGGAATAGGTAAAGCTGTGTCTATCGCCCGATTGCCGTGTAATGGTTAAGGCTGGAATGGGCTTGCCGTTTACGGTTTGCGCTTCGCCCTCGGGCGTGAACAGAAAAATGCCGTGTTTTACGGTGGCTATCGCGCCATATTGCTCGGCTAGTCGGCTTAAAAAACTGGCATCGCTTTCATTGGTTTGGTCTATGTGGTCAATGCGTGTGTTTTTGTAGCTTTCGGCAATTTTGCATTTTTCGCCTGTGTAGCTGTTTTGCGTGGCAATGGCTTGCACGATTTGATGCAGGGTTTGTTTGTGCCACGATTTTTCTTTTTGCTCAGCTAGGCTTTCGGCGAGGTCGGCGGCG
This window contains:
- a CDS encoding contractile injection system protein, VgrG/Pvc8 family; this translates as MAFDLDTLANTTRKVFDQLFDDQGRHLTPIAELTINGKTFGTQTLSRIISLDLTDKRGFEADELTIELDDRDGAIAIPKMGDKITLALGYAETGVVDKGEYLFSEFTHSGSPDTLSITARAADLAESLAEQKEKSWHKQTLHQIVQAIATQNSYTGEKCKIAESYKNTRIDHIDQTNESDASFLSRLAEQYGAIATVKHGIFLFTPEGEAQTVNGKPIPALTITRQSGDRHSFTYSTTDSYSAVRAFYTDKKTGKRKEVVVDKTNVQPERKTNRNGKQKPPKANANRKIDTAGKKVKTLRHLYARNSSAWSGARTAFKKLQRGAAQFSITLAAGRPDLFPETPVIVQGFKPEIDREKWLITEVQHHLDDGGYTCSLKLEAMLDFEGGEE